TATATCTTTTTGTTGTTTGCTTTTATCTCCTCCGCATAACAGAATAATAGTATTTTCTATTTCTCCAAAATAAACTCTATATCCAGCTCCAAAATGAAGTTTTAATTCGCTTATATCTCCTAATGTTCTATAATCGCCATAATGACCAAAAACTTCTAATCTATTAATTCTATCCAATATCCTTAATTTTGTTTTTATATCCTTGAAACCTTTAATCCATTCGGTATATGGCTCTTTATTATTTTCAGTTTTAAAAACTATAATTTTTTTAGCATTCATTATTACATAGCTCAACATCATTAGAATAATTCGAAACCGACAAAATGTCGGTTTAACTTTATCAAGCTCATCATTGTTTAAACTTTTTACTGACTCTCCCCATGCCTAAAGGCAGGGGGTTCTAACGACAATACCGAAAATTTTTCTACGGCTCTCGCTAAGGAGCTACAACATCCGTAGTCTCAACTTTCGTTGAATCGAATTAAACGTGCGAACAGCTCTGTCTTTGAGCAAGCCCAAAGCTGGCAGGGACAGCCCCAATGTCATTAAGTTAAGCATTTTACATTTATTTTATGGACATTTGTAGGGGCGACCGGCTGGTCGCCCTTTAGAAATTATCACATATCTGCTGTTTTGGGCGACCAGCCGGTCGCCCCTACAGATAAAAATTCCCTTAACTTAATGGCATTGAGGGTTGGGGTGCCCGTCAAGGGCGAGGGGGCAAGATGATTTTACAATTAAACAAAAATACTTTTCTTAAATACTGTAGTTAAAACTCTAAGGAGGTATTCTAATGATATGGGTAATAGGCGATATTCATGGAATGTTTGATCCGCTAAAAAGCTTGATAACGAAAATTATTGCCCTAAGTTTAAGGAGCAAAAATCGGAACATAGATAAATTTATTTTTATCGGAGATTATATAGATTATGGACCTTCTTCAAAGGAGGTTATTGATTATTTAATGGATCTGCCCTTTGAAAAAGTATTCATTATGGGTAATCATGATGATTTGATGCTTCAATTTCTTGATAAATCCGATTTGTTTGAAAAATATGGAAATGTTTGGTTTCGAGGAAATGGTGGACAGAAAACCGTAAGTTCTTTTTTTCCTGATAAATATTATTTCGATAGTGAAGAAGATATCCTAAGAGAAGATTTTCCCCTTGATGAAAAATATATATCATTTTTTAAAAATATGAAAATTACTCATACTGAACAATTAGGAAATTGGAATCTCGCGTTTTCCCATGCTATGCTTAGCCCCAAATTTCCTATTGAAGAGCAATTATCAATAAAAACTTACCATGATTTTCATAATTGGAGAAAAGAAAAAAAACTGTGGATTGAAGATACTCTTATGTGGAGCAGAGATGAGCCTGAAAAACGTTTCGGAGACTATATTTTAGTACATGGCCATCTTCCGACACCTAAATTGGATCGCTCATGGAAAAATTTACATGAATATGATCCAAAAATGGAAATGCCTTTTTTGAAATTTGAAACTGAAGCAAAGCCTGTGTCCTTTTATAGCAAATATTCTGATATTTATGGATATACTTCTACTGCTGATAAACTAATATCAATCAATACTGATACAGGCGCTGTGTATGGAAATAGACTTACAGCCGTAGGCATATCAGAAGAAATGTTCGATTATTCTCAAATTATGGTATATCAAGTAGCTGTTAGTAAAGGCTATCGTCTAAGCGAATATTCTTACTCTTATGCAATTACATTTCATGGATTTTAAATTTAGTTTAAGGGGCGACCCAACGGATCGCCCAATACAATTAACTTTAAGGCTTTATTGCGAGTCTAAAGCCAACTTCGCTTGATCTATAATCCGGTAATCTGCTGAGCCTATTTGCTGAACGGCAAATCCTTGCGTAACTATCCCATCCACCACCTCTATAGATTCGTTCTGTTCCAGATGAAGGACCTGTAGGATCAACTGATTTTGTTTTTGGGTAATCTCCAAGCCAGTCCATGCACCATTCCCAAACATTCCCATGCATATCATGCAGTCCCCATTTGTTTGGAATAAGACTTCCTACACGTAAAGGTGACTTATTATATTTACCTTTTGAACAGCCTTTTAATGGATAATTTCCATCATAATTAGCTTGATCTGTAGTTAAACAATTACCATAGCTGTAAGCGGTAGATGTGCCTGAACGGCATGAATATTCCCATTCAGCTTCAGTAGGAAGGCTGTACTGGATATTTTCATTTTTATTTAACCATGTAATAAATTCTATAACGTCAAAATAACTTACACAGGTTACTGGATGATCATCAGTCTGATTAAATCCTGGTTTATTCCAATAATACCCTTTTTCTTTTTTCCAAGAAGCGTCTTTTTTTGTGAATTTTATGAGAGAGTCTCCTTCAACTTCAGCGGTTGTTTTATATTTAGTTTCTTCAATAAATTTTTTCCATTGACCAACAGTTACTTCTGTTTTTTGCATATAAAACTTATTACTCAAAGTAACTTCATGTTTAAACTCATCATCTTCTCTATTTTGCTCAGATTCAGGACTACCCATAACAAAAGTTCCAGGTTGGATTAATATAAATTCCATACCTAAAGAATTTTTAAATTTTTCCATTAAGTTTAAATTTAATTGAATTTTACTGTCTTTCCCGGCAATAATATCAACGGAAGTTTCTTTTTTTTCATAAAGAGCATTTGATACTTCAATTTGATATTTTCCTGCCTTCAACTCCATTCCTTGGGAAAAATTTTTATTAACCCCTGCTATTTGAATTTTAGCTGTTTTAGGAGAATACTCTATAAATAATTTTCCATTTTCTATCTTTTTTTGAAGCTCAACCATTATAGGAGAAGGATTTGAATTTTTTAC
The nucleotide sequence above comes from Desulfobacterales bacterium. Encoded proteins:
- a CDS encoding type II toxin-antitoxin system RelE/ParE family toxin, with amino-acid sequence MMLSYVIMNAKKIIVFKTENNKEPYTEWIKGFKDIKTKLRILDRINRLEVFGHYGDYRTLGDISELKLHFGAGYRVYFGEIENTIILLCGGDKSKQQKDIEKVKEYWRLYNENL
- a CDS encoding metallophosphoesterase; this translates as MIWVIGDIHGMFDPLKSLITKIIALSLRSKNRNIDKFIFIGDYIDYGPSSKEVIDYLMDLPFEKVFIMGNHDDLMLQFLDKSDLFEKYGNVWFRGNGGQKTVSSFFPDKYYFDSEEDILREDFPLDEKYISFFKNMKITHTEQLGNWNLAFSHAMLSPKFPIEEQLSIKTYHDFHNWRKEKKLWIEDTLMWSRDEPEKRFGDYILVHGHLPTPKLDRSWKNLHEYDPKMEMPFLKFETEAKPVSFYSKYSDIYGYTSTADKLISINTDTGAVYGNRLTAVGISEEMFDYSQIMVYQVAVSKGYRLSEYSYSYAITFHGF